From Triticum aestivum cultivar Chinese Spring chromosome 4A, IWGSC CS RefSeq v2.1, whole genome shotgun sequence, a single genomic window includes:
- the LOC123088191 gene encoding uncharacterized protein — protein sequence MPVDSESVRTEEMWSRAAADKTECSAYSRARARALAAMLKIMQGATSIHRCAMLSTARCSVLPVRPQPCVAVPVPRGRARAVTAVSVRPRRRGARRDRSWEDDGGGGSGDEDGIDESFFGDARDEEDEPEEEEPGRRAAGSPESAAGQLRGSDVLRALQRAAAAKEAKKRSRRSAGGARLAARRQGKGGGAKAAEEAVAGEARPIEIRREWAPRIRELELRVQQLLHKHQ from the coding sequence ATGCCAGTGGACTCAGAGTCAGTGAGAACTGAGGAGATGTGGAGCAGAGCGGCTGCAGATAAAACGGAGTGCTCTGCTTATAGTCGAGCGCGCGCGCGCGCCCTAGCGGCTATGCTGAAGATAATGCAGGGCGCCACCAGTATCCATCGATGTGCGATGCTCTCCACCGCACGCTGCAGTGTCCTCCCCGTCCGTCCGCAACCTTgcgtcgccgtccccgtcccccgcgggcgcgcgcgggcgGTCACCGCCGTCTCGGTGAGGCCGCGCCGCCGAGGCGCGCGCCGGGACCGCTCGtgggaggacgacggcggcggcgggagcggcgACGAGGACGGCATCGACGAGAGCTTCTTCGGGGACGCGCGAGACGAGGAAgacgagccggaggaggaggagccggggcGACGGGCGGCCGGCTCGCCGGAGTCGGCCGCGGGGCAGCTGCGCGGGTCCGACGTGCTGCGGGCgctgcagcgggcggcggcggcgaaggaggCCAAGAAGAGGAGCAGAAGGAGCGCGGGCGGGGCGCGGCTGGCTGCGCGGCGGCAGGGGAAGGGCGGCGGCGCGAAGGCCGCGGAGGAGGCCGTGGCGGGGGAGGCGAGGCCGATAGAGATAAGGCGCGAGTGGGCGCCGAGGATCCGGGAGCTGGAGCTCAGGGTGCAGCAGCTCCTCCACAAGCACCAGTAG
- the LOC123088190 gene encoding magnesium protoporphyrin IX methyltransferase, chloroplastic yields the protein MARAAVSTAPLSRLHSPTPSVPCHSLSHAHSQLRIHQQRRPLAVASALPEVADLPGLSLPAAAAAAAALAAAVSLSDPERRRKAQAEAVGGGDKEAVRAYFNSTGFERWRRIYDPATDDVNRVQLDIREGHAQTVAATLAMLRDAPDVPLAGATVCDAGCGTGSLSIPLAAAGASVLASDISAAMVSEAQRQAQAALAAGTSPGFRMPRFEVRDLESLEGRYDVVVCLDVLIHYPREEAQKMIRHLASLAGKRLVISFAPKTLYFDVLKRVGELFPGPSKATRAYLHSEKDIEEALRAAGWRVKNKGFISTQFYFAKLYEAVPVAAASS from the coding sequence ATGGcgcgcgccgccgtctccaccgcgccCCTCTCCCGCCTCCACTCCCCGACGCCTTCCGTCCCGTGCCACTCTCTCTCCCACGCCCACTCCCAGCTCCGCATTCACCAGCAGCGCAGGCCCCTCGCCGTCGCTTCGGCGCTGCCCGAGGTCGCGGACCTGCCCGGGCTCTCGCTGCCcgccgcggcggccgcggccgccgccctcGCGGCCGCGGTGTCCCTCTCCGACCCGGAGCGCCGGCGCAAGGCGCAGGCGGAGGCGGTGGGCGGCGGGGACAAGGAGGCGGTGCGCGCCTACTTCAACTCCACGGGCTTCGAGCGGTGGCGCAGGATCTACGACCCGGCCACGGACGACGTGAACCGCGTGCAGCTGGACATCCGCGAGGGCCACGCGCAGACGGTGGCCGCCACGCTGGCCATGCTGCGGGACGCCCCGGACGTGCCGCTCGCGGGCGCCACGGTGTGCGACGCCGGGTGCGGGACGGGGTCGCTGTCCATCCCTCTGGCCGCCGCGGGGGCCTCCGTGCTCGCGTCCGACATCTCCGCCGCCATGGTCTCGGAGGCGCAGCGGCAGGCgcaggccgccctcgccgccgggaCGTCGCCGGGGTTCCGCATGCCGCGGTTCGAGGTGCGCGACCTGGAGAGCCTGGAGGGGCGGTACGACGTGGTGGTGTGCCTGGACGTGCTCATCCACTACCCGCGGGAGGAGGCGCAGAAGATGATCCGCCACCTCGCGTCGCTCGCCGGGAAGCGGCTGGTCATCAGCTTCGCGCCCAAGACGCTCTACTTCGACGTGCTGAAGCGCGTCGGCGAGCTGTTCCCCGGCCCGTCCAAGGCCACGCGCGCGTACCTCCACTCGGAGAAGGACATCGAGGAGGCGCTCCGCGCCGCCGGCTGGCGCGTCAAGAACAAGGGCTTCATCTCCACCCAGTTCtacttcgccaagctctacgaggccgtccccgtcgccgccgcctcgtcgtAG
- the LOC123088192 gene encoding protein CANDIDATE G-PROTEIN COUPLED RECEPTOR 7, giving the protein MAAAAPPLAAALLAVLLALAAPAAAEIRSTAIRADPRTIIPLDEFGFSNQGVLELNVTGIAFDPPASPDLDLSQFGFFLSTLDAWVHVLRQLQDLEVTCALQSDLVRLAYSFDRLRPPANPAGVAVARSSSFTLAFRVTEPGQYTLVFANCLAGAGGDLKVSMDVSSAMYNVDPATGQRAYLSVGSSALPSIYFLFCVVYAALAAGWVSILLRKRTAVFRIHYFMLAVLVLKGFNLLAEAEDKSYIERTGTAHGWDVLFYIFSFLKGISLFTLIVLIGTGWSFLKPYLADREKKVLMVVIPLQVVANIAQVVIDESGPYARDWVTWRQIFLLVDVVCCCAILFPIVWSIKNLREAARSDGKAAVNLMKLTLFRQYYVVVICYIYFTRVVVYALVTITSYRYLWTSVVAGEIATLAFYVFTGYRFRPEVHNPYFAIDDDEEEAAAEALKLDDEFEL; this is encoded by the coding sequence atggccgccgccgccccgccgctcgccGCGGCGCTCCTGGCCGTCCTGCTGGCGCTCGCGGCCCCGGCGGCGGCCGAGATCCGCTCCACGGCGATCCGGGCCGACCCGCGCACCATCATCCCGCTCGACGAGTTCGGCTTCTCCAACCAGGGCGTGCTGGAGCTCAACGTCACCGGCATCGCCTTCGACCCGCCGGCCTCCCCGGACCTCGACCTCTCCCAGTTCGGCTTCTTCCTCTCCACGCTCGACGCCTGGGTGCACGTCCTCCGCCAGCTCCAGGACCTCGAGGTCACCTGCGCGCTCCAGTCCGACCTCGTCAGGCTCGCCTACTCCTTCGACCGCCTCCGGCCCCCCGCCAACCCCGCCGGCGTCGCGGTCGCCCGCTCCTCCTCCTTCACCCTCGCCTTCCGCGTCACCGAGCCCGGCCAGTACACGCTCGTCTTCGCCAActgcctcgccggcgccggcggggacCTTAAGGTCTCCATGGACGTCAGCTCCGCCATGTACAACGTCGACCCGGCCACCGGCCAGCGGGCCTACCTCtccgtcggctcctccgcgctgcCCTCCATCTACTTCCTCTTCTGCGTCGTCTACGCCGCGCTCGCTGCGGGATGGGTCTCCATCCTGCTGCGCAAGCGCACCGCCGTCTTCCGGATCCACTACTTCATGCTCGCCGTGCTCGTGCTCAAGGGCTTCAACCTCCtcgccgaggccgaggacaagtcCTACATCGAGCGCACCGGCACCGCCCACGGCTGGGATGTGCTCTTCTACATCTTCAGCTTCCTCAAGGGGATCTCGCTCTTCACGCTCATTGTGCTCATCGGCACCGGCTGGTCCTTCCTCAAGCCCTACCTGGCGGACCGCGAGAAGAAGGTGCTCATGGTCGTCATCCCCCTGCAGGTCGTCGCCAACATTGCGCAGGTGGTCATCGATGAATCTGGGCCGTATGCCCGAGACTGGGTCACCTGGAGGCAGATATTCCTGCTGGTGGATGTGGTCTGCTGCTGCGCCATTCTCTTCCCGATTGTCTGGTCAATCAAGAACCTCCGGGAGGCTGCCCGCTCCGACGGGAAAGCGGCGGTGAACCTGATGAAGCTCACCCTTTTCCGCCAGTACTACGTGGTTGTCATCTGCTACATTTACTTCACGCGTGTTGTGGTGTATGCGTTGGTGACCATCACCTCGTACCGGTACCTCTGGACTAGCGTCGTGGCTGGAGAGATTGCCACCCTTGCATTCTATGTGTTCACTGGGTACAGGTTCCGGCCTGAGGTGCACAACCCATACTTTGCgattgatgatgatgaggaagaggcTGCAGCTGAAGCACTCAAGTTGGATGATGAATTTGAGCTATGA